A genomic stretch from Lagenorhynchus albirostris chromosome 12, mLagAlb1.1, whole genome shotgun sequence includes:
- the CLDN20 gene encoding claudin-20, which yields MISAGLQLLAFALALTGVSGVLMATLLPNWKVNVDPGSNIITAIVQMQGLWMDCTWYSTGMFSCTLKYSVLALPTHVQAARAAMVLACVLSAVGMCTATIGMKCIRLGGDRETKSYACFAGGVCLMSAGISGLIPTVWYTKEIIANFVDVTVPESNKHEPGGAVYIGFISAMLLFISGMIFCIKKDSEAWLHPSKQEHVPTTQPEDRSANSLKDYV from the coding sequence ATGATCTCGGCGGGTCTCCAGCTCCTTGCTTTTGCCCTGGCCTTAACTGGGGTCTCTGGAGTGCTCATGGCCACCCTGCTGCCCAACTGGAAGGTGAATGTGGACCCGGGCTCCAACATCATCACAGCCATCGTGCAGATGCAAGGGCTGTGGATGGACTGCACGTGGTATAGCACCGGGATGTTCAGCTGCACCTTGAAGTACTCCGTCCTGGCCCTCCCCACCCACGTGCAGGCCGCTCGGGCCGCCATGGTCCTGGCCTGTGTCCTGTCTGCTGTGGGGATGTGCACTGCCACAATCGGGATGAAATGCATTCGCTTAGGAGGGGACAGGGAAACCAAGAGTTACGCTTGTTTTGCTGGGGGAGTCTGCCTCATGTCTGCGGGGATCTCTGGTTTAATACCGACAGTGTGGTACACGAAGGAGATCATAGCAAACTTTGTGGATGTGACAGTTCCAGAAAGCAACAAACATGAACCCGGAGGAGCTGTCTACATTGGATTCATTTCGGCCATGCTGCTGTTTATCTCTGGCATGATTTTCTGTATAAAAAAGGATTCGGAGGCTTGGCTCCACCCATCCAAGCAGGAGCACGTCCCCACCACACAGCCAGAGGACCGTTCAGCAAACAGCCTGAAGGATTATGTGTGA